In one window of Microbacterium maritypicum DNA:
- a CDS encoding Dyp-type peroxidase domain-containing protein, producing the protein MDSHPRTGFARRQVLGGLGFIDGIMNPSTAEDLDARVWSDSQYLDTHWVLRRMRVSGDFGRMPSGRQERAVGRRRDTGAPLSGGGERDEIDLEGRGVPVASGPIVGLATP; encoded by the coding sequence ATCGACAGCCATCCACGCACGGGGTTCGCGCGGCGACAGGTCCTCGGCGGGCTCGGATTCATCGACGGCATCATGAATCCGAGCACCGCCGAGGACCTCGACGCCCGGGTCTGGAGCGATTCGCAGTATCTCGACACGCATTGGGTGCTGCGCCGCATGCGTGTGTCGGGAGACTTCGGGCGGATGCCGTCTGGTCGGCAGGAGCGCGCTGTCGGTCGCCGGCGCGACACCGGCGCACCTCTGTCCGGGGGAGGCGAGCGGGACGAGATCGATCTCGAGGGACGCGGCGTCCCGGTCGCCTCAGGGCCGATTGTCGGCCTCGCCACTCCGTAG
- the purL gene encoding phosphoribosylformylglycinamidine synthase subunit PurL, translating into MTTAPAPSHQHVPDSVENAIATPEKEQPYAALGLKPDEYARIKEILGRRPTSGELAMYSVMWSEHCSYKSSKNYLRRFGQKVSDEMKERLMVGMGQNAGVVDVGEGWAVTFKAESHNHPSFIEPFQGAATGVGGIVRDIISMGARPVAVMDALRFGAIDHPDTARVVHGVTSGISFYGNCLGLPNIGGETVFDSVYQANPLVNALAVGVLRHEDLKLANATGVGNKVVLFGARTGGDGIGGASILASDSFDSTGPTKRPAVQVGDPFAEKVLIECCLELYRGELVEAIQDLGAAGISCATSELAANGNSGMKVSLDNVLLRDPTLTAEEILMSESQERMMAIVAPEKLDAFLEVVNKWEVETSVLGEVTGDGRLIIDWQGERIVDVDPSTVAVDGPVYDRPVAYPTWIDALQSDAAENLPRSNDPETLREQFLNLVASPNLADTSWITNQYDYYVLGNTALSFPDDAGMIRVDEESGLGFAVSTDANGRYCQLDPYAGAQLALAEAYRNVAVTGAVPTAITDCLNFGSPENPEVMWQFGQTVDGLADGCYELGTPVTGGNVSFYNQTGDVPIHPTPLVGVLGIIDDVSRRIPSGWQDEGQNIYLLGTTSTELSGSAWADVVHQHLGGLPPKVDLAGEKRLAGLLSAARDEWLISSAHDLSEGGLAQALAEGVMRFGVGARVWLNEIIERDGVDAASALFSESTGRVLVTVPREDDVKFRGLCEGRDYPVMRIGVTDSEGAKLEVQGVFTVTAAELRERSQATLPSYFGPTVTEVSA; encoded by the coding sequence GTGACCACCGCCCCTGCACCTTCCCACCAGCACGTCCCCGACTCTGTCGAGAACGCGATCGCGACGCCCGAGAAGGAGCAGCCGTACGCGGCTCTCGGACTCAAGCCCGACGAGTACGCGCGCATCAAGGAGATCCTCGGACGCCGCCCCACTTCGGGCGAGCTGGCGATGTACTCCGTCATGTGGTCGGAGCACTGCTCCTATAAGTCGTCCAAGAACTACCTGCGTCGTTTCGGCCAGAAGGTCTCCGACGAGATGAAGGAACGCCTCATGGTGGGCATGGGCCAGAACGCGGGCGTCGTCGACGTCGGCGAGGGCTGGGCCGTCACCTTCAAGGCCGAGTCGCACAACCACCCGTCGTTCATCGAGCCCTTCCAGGGCGCGGCGACCGGTGTCGGCGGCATCGTCCGCGACATCATCTCGATGGGCGCCCGCCCGGTCGCGGTCATGGACGCCCTGCGCTTCGGTGCGATCGACCACCCCGACACCGCCCGCGTCGTGCACGGCGTGACCAGCGGCATCAGCTTCTACGGCAACTGCCTGGGCCTTCCGAACATCGGCGGCGAGACGGTGTTCGATTCCGTCTACCAGGCCAACCCCCTCGTGAACGCGCTCGCGGTGGGCGTGCTGCGTCACGAAGACCTCAAGCTCGCCAACGCGACCGGCGTCGGCAACAAGGTCGTGCTGTTCGGCGCTCGCACGGGTGGCGACGGCATCGGCGGCGCGAGCATCCTGGCCTCCGACTCCTTCGACTCCACCGGTCCGACCAAGCGTCCCGCCGTGCAGGTGGGCGACCCGTTCGCCGAGAAGGTGCTCATCGAGTGCTGCCTGGAGCTGTACCGCGGCGAGCTCGTCGAGGCGATCCAGGACCTGGGCGCGGCCGGCATCTCCTGCGCGACCAGCGAGCTCGCGGCCAACGGCAACAGCGGCATGAAGGTCTCCCTCGACAACGTGCTGCTGCGCGACCCCACGCTCACGGCCGAGGAGATCCTCATGTCGGAGTCGCAGGAGCGCATGATGGCGATCGTCGCCCCCGAGAAGCTCGACGCATTCCTCGAGGTCGTGAACAAGTGGGAGGTCGAGACCTCCGTGCTCGGCGAGGTCACCGGCGACGGACGCCTCATCATCGACTGGCAGGGCGAGCGCATCGTCGACGTCGACCCCTCGACCGTCGCGGTCGACGGCCCCGTCTACGACCGCCCGGTCGCCTACCCGACGTGGATCGACGCACTGCAGTCGGATGCCGCGGAGAACCTTCCCCGCTCGAACGACCCGGAGACGCTGCGCGAGCAGTTCCTGAACCTCGTCGCGTCGCCGAACCTGGCCGACACGAGCTGGATCACCAACCAGTACGACTACTACGTGCTCGGCAACACCGCCCTGAGCTTCCCCGACGACGCCGGCATGATCCGCGTCGACGAGGAGTCGGGTCTCGGCTTCGCCGTCTCGACCGACGCCAACGGCCGCTACTGCCAGCTCGACCCCTACGCGGGTGCGCAGCTGGCCCTCGCCGAGGCGTACCGCAACGTCGCCGTCACCGGCGCCGTTCCCACCGCGATCACCGACTGCCTGAACTTCGGCTCTCCCGAGAACCCCGAGGTCATGTGGCAGTTCGGTCAGACGGTCGACGGCCTGGCCGACGGATGCTACGAGCTGGGCACCCCGGTCACCGGCGGCAACGTCTCGTTCTACAACCAGACGGGCGACGTGCCGATCCACCCGACTCCGCTCGTGGGCGTGCTCGGCATCATCGACGACGTCTCGCGCCGCATCCCCTCCGGATGGCAGGACGAGGGCCAGAACATCTACCTGCTCGGCACCACCTCGACCGAGCTCTCGGGTTCGGCCTGGGCCGATGTGGTGCACCAGCACCTCGGCGGCCTGCCCCCCAAGGTCGACCTCGCTGGTGAGAAGCGTCTCGCCGGTCTGCTGTCGGCGGCTCGCGACGAGTGGTTGATCTCCTCGGCCCACGACCTCTCCGAAGGCGGCCTCGCGCAGGCTCTCGCCGAGGGCGTCATGCGCTTCGGTGTCGGCGCCCGCGTCTGGCTGAACGAGATCATCGAGCGCGACGGTGTGGATGCTGCATCCGCCCTGTTCTCGGAGTCGACCGGCCGCGTGCTGGTGACCGTGCCCCGCGAAGACGACGTGAAGTTCCGCGGTCTGTGCGAAGGACGCGACTACCCGGTGATGCGCATCGGCGTGACCGACAGCGAAGGCGCGAAGCTCGAGGTTCAGGGCGTCTTCACCGTGACGGCCGCCGAACTGCGCGAGCGTTCGCAGGCCACCCTCCCGTCGTACTTCGGCCCGACCGTCACCGAGGTCAGCGCATGA
- a CDS encoding fumarylacetoacetate hydrolase family protein, whose product MELLRLGPVGHERPYAREAGITYDLSPLTAEIDGAFLATDGIDRVREALGRGELPAATVDGLRIGAPVARPTAVICIGQNYAAHAAESGSVPPEHPVVFFKHPNTVVGPEDVVLLPPGAEKVDWEVELAVVIGKTARYLSSPDAAREVIAGYTISNDVSERAYQLDVSGGQWSKGKCSETFNPLGPALVPADEVDPQALRLRSFVNGEPRQDSSTADMIFPVLQVVHELSHYLVLEPGDVINTGTPQGVALSGRFPYLQDGDEMTIEIEGLGRQHQRTERVHLR is encoded by the coding sequence ATGGAACTCCTGCGACTCGGCCCCGTCGGCCACGAGCGTCCCTACGCGCGGGAGGCGGGCATCACCTACGACCTGTCGCCCCTCACCGCCGAGATCGACGGTGCCTTCCTCGCCACCGACGGCATCGACCGCGTGCGCGAGGCCCTCGGTCGCGGCGAGCTTCCCGCCGCCACTGTCGACGGGCTGCGCATCGGCGCTCCGGTCGCCCGCCCGACCGCGGTGATCTGCATCGGCCAGAACTACGCCGCCCACGCGGCCGAGTCCGGATCCGTGCCGCCCGAGCATCCGGTGGTCTTCTTCAAGCACCCCAACACGGTGGTCGGCCCGGAGGATGTCGTGCTGCTGCCGCCCGGTGCGGAAAAGGTCGACTGGGAGGTCGAGCTGGCGGTCGTGATCGGCAAGACCGCGCGCTACCTGTCGTCTCCGGATGCCGCCCGCGAGGTCATCGCCGGCTACACGATCTCGAACGATGTGTCCGAGCGCGCCTATCAGCTCGACGTGTCGGGCGGGCAGTGGTCGAAGGGCAAGTGCTCCGAGACGTTCAACCCGCTCGGGCCGGCGCTCGTCCCCGCCGACGAGGTCGACCCGCAGGCGCTGCGGCTGCGGTCGTTCGTGAACGGCGAGCCGAGGCAGGACTCGTCGACCGCCGACATGATCTTCCCGGTGCTGCAGGTCGTGCACGAGCTGAGCCACTACCTGGTGCTCGAGCCCGGCGACGTGATCAACACCGGCACCCCGCAGGGCGTCGCGCTCTCCGGCCGGTTCCCGTACCTCCAGGACGGCGATGAGATGACGATCGAGATCGAGGGCCTCGGTCGCCAGCACCAGCGCACCGAGCGGGTGCACCTGCGCTGA
- a CDS encoding polyamine aminopropyltransferase — protein sequence MITRFEELDWQSTPIGDLTLRRRTEPAVGQEIYEVKLGDEYLMSSLFTVAEEELADLGLAAVDGDNLSVLVGGLGLGYTAVAALRDERVSALTVIDRLGAVIGWHERKLLPVSAELVDDPRTTLLEDDFFAVMRSSPVEGHTGYSAILLDVDHSPRHQLDPTHADLYDAAGLRALDRHLAPDGVFALWSDDPPDEEFMVELTAVFDDAVAHVVDFENAVTGGTSSNTVYVARSRGTGAEALDASAPHAGEDA from the coding sequence GTGATCACTCGGTTCGAAGAGCTCGACTGGCAGTCCACCCCGATCGGCGACCTCACTCTGCGCCGGCGCACCGAGCCCGCGGTGGGACAGGAGATCTACGAGGTCAAGCTCGGCGACGAGTACCTGATGTCGAGCCTGTTCACCGTGGCGGAGGAAGAGCTCGCCGACCTGGGGTTGGCAGCGGTCGACGGCGACAACCTCTCGGTGCTGGTCGGCGGGCTCGGGCTCGGCTACACCGCCGTCGCGGCCCTGCGGGATGAGCGGGTGAGCGCCCTCACGGTGATCGACCGGCTGGGCGCCGTGATCGGGTGGCATGAGCGCAAGCTCCTCCCGGTGTCGGCGGAACTCGTCGACGATCCGCGCACGACGCTGCTCGAAGACGACTTCTTCGCGGTGATGCGCTCCTCTCCCGTCGAGGGTCACACCGGGTACTCGGCGATCCTCTTGGACGTCGATCACTCTCCGCGGCACCAGCTGGATCCGACGCACGCCGACCTGTACGACGCCGCCGGTCTGCGCGCGCTCGACCGTCATCTCGCCCCCGACGGCGTCTTCGCCCTGTGGTCGGATGACCCGCCCGACGAGGAGTTCATGGTCGAGTTGACGGCCGTGTTCGATGACGCCGTCGCTCATGTCGTCGACTTCGAGAACGCCGTCACGGGCGGCACGTCGTCGAACACCGTGTACGTGGCGCGCAGTCGCGGAACGGGTGCCGAGGCGCTCGATGCCTCCGCCCCGCACGCGGGCGAGGACGCATGA
- a CDS encoding RNA polymerase sigma factor, translating to MIDPRSDAELLSALRAGDRGSYEALWRRHAEAAHRYAYRLFPARADDLVSESFLTIYQQVTTTDRGPQFAFRSYLKTVIRNTAIAWRKDAARVLTSDDVDQLELRDGLSVLEQQASSADVLAAFQALPERWQRVLWLAEVDDVDRPEIAEELGIKPNAVSALQRRARTGLKFQWLSRQIPVALRDDTAHVARLIPQYLTEPNNVAVEREVADHLSECGECRDLLQSTRGGAARLQGRTLAVLLGAAGLGAPTAASLSSGTAAAAAFAGFSGWLLAGSLGAATVGGIIVAALIAGPGPAPSQADVLPASSDAVSAAASEPDPVRASGPDLLVAAPPVSAPEEPTTGRRILDPTVPSAGLSDDPDQYFPTAPTRPQPADPRTPGPGTDPESPLSPGVANPTTFSGHLSPVIAGQTTPGESIVVSLDSQRYTPTVADDGTWSFDTRALQLDAGTYAYEVWSYDETSQSAVTSGTFTVLPIQVQGFEELTGFEDMRVEEAQTTGVVIAVTGPPNGRVFITSMEGHSATIDLDQNGYTRKRLLMDAAGWYYFTMRVLDSDGYWGPAYEKAVDVYDPDVIFDPWGEGPDSMTFDFVDP from the coding sequence ATGATCGATCCCCGCAGTGATGCGGAGTTGCTGAGCGCGCTACGGGCCGGTGATCGGGGCAGCTACGAAGCCCTCTGGCGCCGCCACGCGGAGGCGGCGCACCGCTACGCTTATCGGCTCTTTCCGGCCCGTGCCGATGACCTCGTCTCGGAATCGTTCCTGACGATCTATCAGCAGGTCACCACGACCGACAGAGGTCCGCAGTTCGCCTTCCGCTCCTACCTGAAGACGGTGATCCGCAACACCGCCATCGCCTGGCGGAAGGACGCGGCGCGCGTCCTGACCAGCGATGATGTCGATCAGTTGGAGCTGCGCGACGGGCTCAGCGTACTCGAGCAGCAGGCGAGTTCGGCAGATGTGCTCGCAGCCTTCCAGGCCCTTCCCGAACGGTGGCAGCGCGTGCTGTGGCTGGCGGAGGTCGATGACGTCGACCGGCCGGAGATCGCCGAAGAGCTGGGGATCAAGCCGAACGCGGTGTCGGCGCTGCAGCGTCGTGCGCGCACGGGGTTGAAATTCCAGTGGCTGAGCCGACAGATTCCCGTCGCTCTTCGCGATGACACGGCGCATGTGGCGCGTCTGATCCCTCAGTACCTGACCGAACCGAACAACGTCGCCGTGGAGCGGGAAGTGGCTGACCACCTCTCAGAGTGCGGGGAATGCAGAGATCTGCTGCAGTCGACGCGGGGTGGCGCGGCACGGCTGCAGGGCAGGACCCTCGCCGTGCTGCTGGGGGCGGCGGGGCTCGGGGCGCCTACAGCCGCCTCACTGTCGTCCGGTACGGCCGCCGCTGCGGCGTTCGCCGGGTTCTCCGGATGGCTCCTCGCCGGGTCCCTGGGTGCGGCCACAGTCGGCGGGATCATCGTCGCGGCGCTGATCGCCGGGCCCGGCCCGGCGCCCTCTCAGGCGGACGTGCTGCCGGCGAGCTCGGACGCCGTCAGTGCCGCGGCATCCGAGCCAGACCCTGTCCGCGCTTCGGGCCCGGATCTGCTGGTCGCTGCTCCGCCGGTTTCGGCCCCGGAGGAACCGACCACCGGGCGTCGGATCCTCGACCCGACCGTCCCCTCAGCGGGGCTCTCCGACGACCCCGATCAGTACTTCCCCACGGCTCCGACCCGGCCGCAGCCCGCCGATCCGCGTACGCCGGGACCTGGCACTGATCCAGAGTCCCCGTTGTCTCCGGGGGTTGCCAACCCCACCACCTTCTCAGGTCACCTCTCCCCTGTCATCGCGGGACAGACAACGCCGGGCGAGAGCATCGTCGTCTCCCTGGACTCTCAGCGCTACACACCCACGGTCGCCGACGACGGCACCTGGAGCTTCGACACCCGCGCGTTGCAACTCGACGCAGGAACCTACGCCTACGAGGTGTGGTCATACGACGAGACTTCGCAGTCGGCCGTCACATCGGGCACCTTCACCGTGCTCCCGATTCAGGTGCAGGGCTTCGAAGAGCTGACCGGATTCGAAGACATGAGGGTCGAAGAGGCACAGACCACCGGTGTGGTCATCGCGGTCACGGGGCCGCCGAACGGGCGAGTGTTCATCACCTCGATGGAGGGGCACTCCGCGACCATCGACCTGGATCAGAACGGATACACGCGCAAGCGACTCCTGATGGATGCAGCGGGGTGGTACTACTTCACCATGCGGGTGCTCGACAGCGACGGGTACTGGGGGCCGGCGTATGAGAAGGCCGTGGATGTGTACGACCCCGACGTCATCTTCGACCCCTGGGGCGAGGGGCCGGACAGCATGACCTTCGACTTCGTCGATCCGTGA
- a CDS encoding C-terminal binding protein, whose protein sequence is MTEPFILVSDCDLPGTVIEDTLRQAGLRAERAASGSIDDLATIGSDAEGLVVQWAQITGEVMDRMPNLRIISRVGIGYDMVDVEAATARGIAVANTPSYCIEEVAAHTIAMIMTQARGLPAYDRAVRAGAWKAVDPRPLAVRPSATTVSVLGFGRIGSMVARGCRALGFRVLVADPYASADAVRDAGCELVEIPDAVARADILTLHVPLTAETRHLIDAAALATMKRGAVVVNTCRGPLIDEEALAASLRAGHLGAAALDVFAGEPLAVDSPLRDLDDVLLTPHAAWYSPEALADLPVHAAENIIRYLAGESVPIVNPTFAAAR, encoded by the coding sequence ATGACCGAGCCATTCATCCTCGTCAGCGACTGCGACCTGCCGGGAACCGTCATCGAAGACACCCTCCGACAGGCCGGGCTGCGTGCCGAACGCGCCGCCTCCGGCAGCATCGACGACCTCGCCACCATCGGCTCCGACGCCGAGGGTCTGGTCGTGCAGTGGGCGCAGATCACCGGCGAGGTGATGGATCGGATGCCGAACCTGCGCATCATCAGCCGGGTCGGCATCGGCTACGACATGGTCGACGTCGAGGCGGCGACCGCCCGCGGCATCGCGGTCGCGAACACCCCGAGCTACTGCATCGAAGAGGTCGCCGCGCACACGATCGCGATGATCATGACGCAGGCCCGCGGCCTCCCCGCCTACGACCGTGCCGTGCGCGCCGGCGCCTGGAAGGCCGTCGATCCCCGCCCGCTCGCCGTGCGCCCCTCGGCCACCACGGTCTCGGTGCTCGGCTTCGGCCGTATCGGCTCGATGGTCGCGCGCGGCTGCCGTGCGCTCGGGTTCCGCGTGCTCGTCGCCGACCCGTATGCCTCCGCCGACGCAGTGCGCGACGCCGGATGTGAGCTCGTCGAGATCCCGGATGCCGTGGCCCGGGCCGACATCCTCACCCTGCACGTGCCGCTGACCGCGGAGACCCGCCATCTGATCGATGCCGCGGCCCTCGCGACCATGAAGAGGGGCGCTGTCGTGGTGAACACCTGCCGCGGTCCGCTCATCGACGAGGAGGCGCTCGCCGCCTCGCTGCGTGCCGGGCACCTGGGCGCCGCGGCACTCGACGTGTTCGCGGGGGAGCCCCTCGCCGTCGACTCGCCGCTGCGCGACCTCGACGACGTGCTGCTCACCCCGCACGCCGCCTGGTACTCACCCGAGGCGCTGGCGGACCTGCCGGTGCACGCGGCCGAGAACATCATCCGCTACCTCGCCGGCGAATCCGTGCCGATCGTCAACCCGACCTTCGCCGCTGCGCGCTGA
- a CDS encoding response regulator has product MSHTRRAAVVDELVLQRSRIEQLLSGISGLDVVEVCPTLRGFLGWLRHTERTRWPHLLVLSLPFDPLASNDLSALTALREAGIRVLALTSPGTRTTARRVAAAGTDGFVSTADSEDDFVVAATIVLTGGTIMTSP; this is encoded by the coding sequence ATGAGCCATACACGTCGCGCCGCAGTCGTCGACGAGCTCGTCTTGCAGCGCTCCCGCATCGAACAGCTGCTGTCGGGGATCTCAGGCCTCGACGTCGTTGAGGTCTGCCCCACGCTCCGCGGTTTCCTGGGGTGGCTGCGCCACACCGAAAGAACTCGATGGCCTCATCTACTCGTGCTCTCGCTCCCCTTCGATCCGCTCGCGTCGAACGATCTGTCCGCGCTCACGGCTCTGCGCGAGGCCGGCATCCGCGTGCTCGCTCTCACATCGCCGGGTACGCGAACGACTGCCCGGCGTGTCGCGGCCGCAGGCACCGACGGGTTCGTGTCCACCGCCGACTCGGAAGACGACTTCGTCGTCGCCGCCACCATCGTCCTGACGGGAGGCACGATCATGACGTCCCCCTGA
- a CDS encoding TraR/DksA family transcriptional regulator has protein sequence MTTDLRALLTGLRARAEARVASTSLMLAELTHDRAGSNDDDEHDPEGVTLSSEWSRLTGLAEAAASELHQVDDALARMDAGAYGRCANCGKPIPAERLAVRPFAEHCVACAEKLGH, from the coding sequence ATGACCACCGACCTTCGCGCCCTCCTCACGGGCCTCCGTGCGCGGGCCGAGGCGCGCGTAGCATCCACGTCGCTGATGCTGGCCGAGCTCACGCATGACCGGGCGGGCTCGAACGACGACGACGAGCACGACCCCGAGGGCGTAACACTCTCGTCGGAGTGGTCGCGCCTGACCGGGCTTGCCGAGGCCGCAGCATCCGAACTCCACCAGGTCGACGACGCGCTGGCCCGGATGGATGCCGGCGCCTACGGCAGGTGCGCGAACTGCGGGAAGCCGATTCCCGCGGAGCGCCTGGCCGTGCGCCCATTCGCCGAGCACTGCGTCGCGTGCGCGGAGAAGCTCGGGCACTGA
- a CDS encoding VaFE repeat-containing surface-anchored protein, with protein sequence MLALGGLIAPLAASASVDAGDSVYIGSKQGYSGTGMFPIWAEVPAVGDPDFWAYCIENPVSSRTQLEGYVGNAEDYLGSNYFTDPVIQGKVLWVLAHGYPALSLEEFGAAAGAPGISRNDAIEATQYAVWRYTDLNFDAAWAWETPDSEAAYWHLVNGANASTGMTPADFAVTASIDAPSAPQTADSLVGPFLVTTDQPTVSVTADPAVSLVDASGNAIDANAVVDGQTLYLDLRGSTAAGSATVSVVAEGLSGTGKIVSVPTSNSPTPTADDHAQTIILVAPSTATTTDDATVEWVTTAVPAPSIGTSLVDSADGDRILPWNGGTVIDTVAYQNLTPGTEYTVTGELQNKADGTATGITGSITFTPETANGSIDVTFTVPVGYAGGTLVAFERLYEGTDTTGDPIAVHEDIDDAAQTVTIEKAPVTPTTPTTPTATPGAKGQLATTGGDLPGIAVGAAGVLLALGAMILLVGRARRKTIDAD encoded by the coding sequence GTGCTCGCCTTGGGCGGGCTGATCGCCCCCCTGGCGGCTTCAGCATCGGTCGACGCAGGGGATTCGGTCTACATCGGCAGCAAGCAGGGATACTCCGGTACGGGGATGTTCCCGATCTGGGCCGAGGTCCCAGCCGTCGGCGACCCCGACTTCTGGGCGTATTGCATCGAGAACCCCGTCTCTTCAAGGACGCAGCTCGAGGGGTACGTCGGCAACGCCGAGGACTACCTCGGCAGCAACTACTTCACCGATCCCGTGATCCAAGGGAAGGTGCTCTGGGTGCTGGCCCACGGTTACCCCGCACTGAGCCTCGAGGAGTTCGGCGCTGCGGCGGGTGCCCCCGGCATCTCCCGCAATGACGCGATCGAGGCCACCCAGTACGCGGTCTGGCGCTACACCGACCTCAACTTCGACGCGGCGTGGGCGTGGGAGACTCCGGATTCGGAAGCCGCCTACTGGCACCTGGTGAACGGTGCGAACGCGAGCACGGGGATGACCCCGGCCGATTTCGCAGTCACTGCCAGCATCGACGCCCCCAGCGCCCCGCAGACCGCCGACTCACTGGTCGGCCCCTTCCTGGTGACCACCGACCAGCCCACCGTCAGTGTGACGGCCGACCCTGCGGTGTCACTCGTGGATGCGAGCGGGAACGCGATCGACGCGAACGCCGTCGTCGACGGTCAGACGCTGTACCTCGACCTTCGCGGGTCGACCGCCGCAGGTTCGGCGACCGTGTCCGTGGTGGCGGAGGGCTTGAGCGGCACCGGGAAGATCGTCTCGGTACCGACGAGCAACTCACCGACGCCCACGGCGGATGACCACGCGCAGACGATCATCCTGGTCGCACCGAGCACGGCGACGACCACCGACGATGCCACCGTCGAGTGGGTCACCACGGCAGTACCGGCCCCCTCCATCGGGACCTCACTGGTCGACTCCGCTGACGGCGACCGGATCCTGCCCTGGAACGGCGGCACCGTCATCGACACCGTCGCCTACCAGAACCTCACCCCCGGCACCGAGTACACCGTGACCGGCGAACTGCAGAACAAGGCCGACGGCACCGCCACCGGCATCACCGGGTCCATCACCTTCACCCCGGAGACCGCGAACGGCTCCATCGACGTCACCTTCACCGTCCCGGTCGGCTACGCCGGCGGCACGCTCGTCGCCTTCGAGCGCCTCTACGAAGGAACCGACACCACGGGCGACCCGATCGCCGTGCACGAAGACATCGACGACGCCGCACAGACCGTCACCATCGAGAAGGCGCCCGTGACGCCGACGACCCCGACGACGCCGACGGCGACCCCGGGCGCGAAGGGACAGCTGGCCACGACCGGTGGCGACCTTCCCGGCATCGCCGTCGGCGCGGCCGGCGTGCTGCTCGCCCTGGGCGCGATGATCCTGCTCGTCGGACGCGCACGGCGGAAGACCATCGACGCCGACTGA
- a CDS encoding SMP-30/gluconolactonase/LRE family protein, producing MTPENVTGPIAHHAEALVWWAGWGGLRWVDGSAGDLLALRPEGVTRQHIDDEYLAFARPRSGGGLVAVGARTLYLADDVDGDTRAVASLGDDPRVRMNDGCCDPRGRLLAGSMAYDAAADAGSLLRLDADLNIATVLARATISNGVGFSPDGRRAYYVDTATHRIDVFDVTEGELRGRRAFVVIPEEQGSPDGLTVAADGSVWVALWGGSAVHGYDAAGQRIATIDLPVPQVSACTFGDDDLGTLYITTSAQDLGPDHGTEAGSLFAVQPGVRGLPVIPFAG from the coding sequence ATGACCCCGGAGAACGTCACCGGTCCGATCGCCCACCACGCCGAAGCACTCGTCTGGTGGGCGGGCTGGGGCGGCTTGCGCTGGGTCGACGGAAGCGCGGGCGACCTGCTCGCGCTGCGTCCCGAGGGTGTGACCCGCCAGCACATCGACGACGAGTACCTGGCCTTCGCTCGCCCCCGATCCGGTGGCGGCCTGGTGGCGGTCGGCGCCCGCACGCTCTACCTCGCGGACGACGTCGACGGCGACACCAGGGCCGTGGCCTCGCTGGGCGACGACCCTCGTGTGCGCATGAACGACGGCTGCTGCGATCCTCGCGGCCGACTGCTGGCCGGTTCGATGGCCTACGACGCCGCGGCCGATGCCGGAAGCCTGCTGCGCCTCGACGCCGACCTGAACATCGCGACCGTGCTGGCGCGGGCGACGATCTCGAACGGCGTCGGCTTCTCGCCCGACGGACGACGCGCGTACTACGTCGACACCGCGACGCACCGCATCGACGTGTTCGACGTGACCGAGGGGGAGCTGCGCGGGCGACGCGCCTTCGTCGTGATCCCCGAGGAACAGGGGTCACCCGACGGCCTCACGGTCGCCGCCGACGGCAGCGTGTGGGTCGCCCTCTGGGGCGGCAGCGCCGTGCACGGCTACGACGCCGCCGGACAGCGCATCGCGACGATCGATCTCCCGGTACCCCAGGTCAGCGCGTGCACGTTCGGTGACGACGACCTCGGCACGCTCTACATCACCACCTCGGCGCAGGACCTCGGTCCCGACCACGGCACCGAGGCGGGTTCGCTCTTCGCCGTGCAACCGGGCGTGCGCGGCCTCCCCGTCATCCCCTTCGCCGGCTGA
- a CDS encoding helix-turn-helix domain-containing protein — translation MTSPAHDIVEPGSPGTRLSAQEARVLALYVNGMTIGQAADAMGIRHDTARKYLNRVRDKFTSAGRPARSKLQLAQIAWADGYADPSPHEGPCMITE, via the coding sequence ATGACGTCCCCCGCGCACGACATCGTCGAACCCGGCTCCCCGGGAACGCGTCTGAGCGCCCAGGAGGCGCGAGTGCTCGCGCTCTACGTGAACGGCATGACCATCGGTCAAGCGGCCGATGCCATGGGCATCCGCCACGACACGGCAAGGAAGTACCTCAATCGCGTGCGCGACAAGTTCACATCGGCGGGTCGCCCTGCCCGCTCGAAGCTCCAACTGGCGCAGATCGCCTGGGCTGACGGGTACGCGGATCCTTCGCCACACGAGGGGCCCTGCATGATCACCGAATGA